A window from Vulcanimicrobium alpinum encodes these proteins:
- a CDS encoding PhoH family protein translates to MPSITSEATFDLGGLTDPLKFCGHRDQNLNALEALIPVVLRLDGDRVHVSGDRSAVQHAQDVLGSMLSAARRGTQVTPDDVALAVRGAHAGTNDGGNGIPQTLATSARGREIRPKTAGQRALVAAVDANTLTFAIGSAGTGKTFLAIVMAVRALKRREIARIVLSRPAVEAGEKLGFLPGDLREKVDPYLRPLYDALAEMLEDGTTQKYLERGTIEVAPLAYMRGRTLSDAFVILDEAQNTSPEQLKMFLTRLGANSKMIVTGDDTQIDLPRGQRSGLLDAERLFTGVDDIALVRLDEADVVRHPLVGRIVAAYDRASVERAAAAAAVRDLSR, encoded by the coding sequence ATGCCGTCGATCACCAGCGAGGCGACCTTCGACCTCGGCGGGCTTACCGATCCCCTCAAGTTCTGCGGACACCGCGACCAAAATCTCAACGCACTCGAAGCGCTCATCCCGGTGGTGCTGCGGCTCGACGGCGACCGCGTCCACGTCAGCGGCGATCGCTCCGCCGTCCAGCACGCGCAAGACGTCCTTGGTTCGATGCTCAGCGCGGCGCGCCGCGGAACGCAGGTGACGCCCGACGACGTCGCGCTCGCCGTGCGCGGCGCGCACGCCGGCACCAACGACGGCGGGAACGGCATCCCGCAGACCCTCGCAACGTCGGCGCGTGGGCGCGAGATCCGTCCGAAGACGGCCGGCCAGCGAGCGCTCGTCGCTGCGGTTGACGCGAACACGCTGACCTTCGCGATCGGTTCCGCCGGGACGGGGAAGACGTTTCTGGCGATCGTGATGGCCGTGCGCGCGCTCAAGCGGCGCGAGATCGCGCGCATCGTCCTCTCGCGCCCGGCCGTCGAGGCCGGTGAGAAGCTCGGCTTTCTGCCGGGCGATCTGCGCGAGAAAGTCGATCCCTATCTGCGCCCGCTCTACGACGCGCTCGCCGAGATGCTCGAAGACGGAACGACGCAGAAGTATCTCGAGCGCGGAACGATCGAAGTGGCGCCGCTCGCATACATGCGCGGGCGCACGCTCTCCGATGCGTTCGTGATTCTCGACGAAGCGCAGAATACGTCGCCCGAGCAGTTGAAGATGTTCTTGACCCGGCTGGGAGCGAACTCCAAAATGATCGTCACCGGCGACGACACGCAGATCGATCTCCCGCGCGGTCAGCGCAGCGGCCTGCTCGATGCGGAGCGGCTCTTCACGGGGGTCGACGACATCGCGCTGGTGCGGCTCGACGAGGCCGACGTCGTCCGCCATCCGCTCGTCGGGCGCATCGTCGCGGCCTACGACCGCGCGTCTGTCGAACGCGCCGCGGCCGCGGCCGCCGTTCGTGATCTATCTCGATAA
- the floA gene encoding flotillin-like protein FloA (flotillin-like protein involved in membrane lipid rafts), which translates to MGAFILIVVTVAIAIGIVLFLYYFPLGLWIRTIAAGVPLSIGALIRMRIIGVPAGLIVENLVRARKAGLSLTVDQLQSHVLAGGNIQKCTLAMIAAQRAQIPLEWQRAAAIDLAGRDVEEALKTSVNPKVIETPLFQGVAQNGIQLNVKARITVRSNLDRYVGGAGEPTIVARVGEGVVSAVGAAADHKEVLEYPDRISKAVLSKGLDAGTAFEIVSIDIADVDVGKNIGAELQTSQAEADRRIAQAKAAERQYAAMAAEQEQKAETQAARARVVEAEAQIPQAIAEAFRAGHLGVMDYYRLNNVKADTEMRGAIGTNVGGDASPQTPPQTGPQLT; encoded by the coding sequence ATGGGCGCGTTCATTCTGATCGTTGTCACGGTCGCGATCGCGATCGGCATCGTGCTCTTTCTCTACTATTTTCCGCTGGGTCTGTGGATCCGCACGATCGCCGCGGGCGTGCCGCTCTCGATCGGTGCGCTGATCCGGATGCGGATCATCGGCGTCCCGGCCGGGCTGATCGTCGAGAACCTCGTGCGCGCCCGCAAAGCCGGGCTCTCGCTGACCGTCGATCAGCTGCAGTCGCACGTCCTCGCCGGCGGCAACATTCAGAAGTGCACGCTGGCGATGATCGCCGCCCAGCGCGCGCAGATTCCGCTGGAGTGGCAGCGGGCCGCGGCGATCGACCTGGCCGGACGCGACGTCGAAGAAGCGCTGAAGACCTCGGTCAATCCGAAGGTCATCGAGACGCCGCTCTTTCAGGGCGTCGCGCAGAACGGGATCCAGCTCAACGTCAAAGCGCGGATCACCGTCCGCTCCAACCTCGACCGTTACGTCGGCGGAGCCGGTGAGCCCACGATCGTCGCGCGGGTCGGCGAAGGCGTCGTGAGCGCGGTCGGCGCCGCGGCCGATCACAAAGAAGTCCTCGAGTATCCCGACCGCATCTCGAAAGCCGTGCTCTCGAAAGGCCTTGACGCCGGCACCGCGTTCGAGATCGTCTCGATCGACATCGCCGACGTCGACGTCGGGAAGAACATCGGCGCGGAACTCCAAACCTCGCAGGCCGAAGCCGATCGTCGCATCGCGCAGGCAAAGGCCGCCGAACGCCAATACGCCGCGATGGCGGCGGAGCAAGAGCAGAAGGCCGAGACGCAGGCGGCGCGCGCGCGCGTCGTCGAGGCCGAGGCGCAGATCCCGCAGGCGATCGCCGAAGCGTTCCGCGCCGGCCACCTGGGCGTGATGGACTACTACCGGCTCAACAACGTGAAGGCCGACACCGAGATGCGCGGCGCGATCGGGACGAACGTCGGCGGCGACGCGTCGCCGCAGACGCCGCCGCAAACGGGGCCGCAACTCACCTGA
- a CDS encoding NfeD family protein encodes MIVRRLAVLMCLVAGSVAAWLPARAASDGDIVVVPIQGTIDEGMAHLVQRAVADASASHARAILLDVNTFGGLVSAGTEIKDALVNSPVPVDAYVVRAWSAGALVTLSASRIVMAPGSSIGAAEPIPKTDKTVSALRSEFESTARTHHRDDRLAAAMVDAHVDTPAAYKKTSGAVLTLTADQAREAGIAEGTVATFDAALERFGLGGTHRVDAQYTAAEQIARFATNPEVSGILLAIGFLGLLIELQTLHLVAGAIGAGSLALFFGTHIYAGFSNGLVIALALVGLLLILFELHVLPGHGIAGSLGAVMLLGAVLLAFGLPFFFVALQAVAVAIVLSAVSFVVLQRVLPENAFVKRLMFAGTQGADYVASEDHRALLGRAGVAASFLRPAGVATFGDLRVDVLTEGDFVPAGTPVRVTRVEGARIFVRPETSA; translated from the coding sequence GTGATCGTTCGCCGTCTCGCCGTGCTGATGTGCCTGGTCGCCGGGAGCGTCGCGGCGTGGCTCCCGGCGCGCGCCGCCTCCGACGGCGATATCGTGGTCGTCCCGATTCAGGGAACGATCGACGAAGGGATGGCGCATCTGGTCCAGCGGGCCGTCGCCGACGCAAGCGCCTCGCACGCGCGCGCGATCCTGCTCGACGTCAACACCTTCGGCGGATTGGTCTCGGCGGGGACGGAGATCAAGGACGCGCTCGTCAACAGCCCGGTCCCGGTCGACGCGTACGTCGTGCGGGCGTGGTCGGCCGGCGCGCTCGTCACGCTCTCGGCGTCGCGGATCGTCATGGCCCCCGGCTCGTCGATCGGCGCCGCCGAACCGATCCCGAAGACCGACAAGACCGTCTCCGCGCTGCGCTCGGAGTTCGAATCGACGGCGCGCACCCACCACCGCGATGACCGCCTGGCGGCGGCGATGGTTGACGCGCACGTCGACACCCCGGCCGCCTACAAGAAGACCTCGGGCGCGGTGCTCACGCTGACCGCCGATCAGGCGCGCGAAGCCGGGATCGCCGAGGGGACCGTAGCAACGTTCGATGCGGCGCTCGAGCGGTTCGGGCTGGGCGGCACGCATCGCGTCGACGCGCAGTACACTGCCGCCGAGCAAATCGCGCGGTTCGCGACCAATCCGGAGGTGAGCGGGATCCTGCTGGCGATCGGGTTCCTCGGTCTGCTGATCGAACTGCAGACGCTGCACCTCGTCGCCGGCGCGATCGGCGCGGGATCGCTCGCGCTGTTCTTCGGGACGCACATCTACGCCGGCTTTTCGAACGGCTTGGTGATCGCGCTGGCGCTGGTCGGCCTGCTGCTCATCCTGTTCGAACTGCACGTGCTCCCCGGTCACGGGATCGCGGGATCGCTCGGCGCGGTGATGCTGCTGGGAGCGGTGCTCCTCGCGTTCGGCCTGCCGTTCTTCTTCGTTGCACTGCAGGCGGTGGCGGTCGCGATCGTGCTCAGCGCGGTGTCGTTCGTCGTGCTCCAGCGGGTGCTGCCGGAGAACGCGTTCGTGAAGCGGCTGATGTTCGCGGGGACGCAAGGCGCCGACTACGTCGCCAGCGAGGATCATCGCGCGCTGCTGGGACGCGCCGGCGTCGCAGCTTCGTTTCTCCGTCCGGCCGGTGTCGCCACGTTCGGCGATCTGCGGGTCGACGTCCTCACGGAAGGGGATTTCGTTCCGGCGGGGACACCCGTGCGGGTGACCCGCGTCGAAGGAGCGCGCATTTTCGTGCGCCCCGAGACATCCGCATAG
- a CDS encoding VOC family protein has protein sequence MVFDHIDLRVRDVRRVKTFYDAFLRAFGFRGRPQPDGTLLRLESRAVREAIAVIPDGDHRPNNTRLAFGAATRDDVDRIAAIAAAGGALAFEAPALCDEIAENYCAAFFEDPDGNRLEVVCR, from the coding sequence ATGGTCTTCGATCACATTGACCTGCGCGTGCGCGACGTCCGCCGAGTCAAGACGTTCTACGACGCGTTCCTGCGCGCGTTCGGCTTCCGCGGCCGGCCGCAACCCGACGGCACGCTGCTCCGGCTCGAAAGCCGCGCGGTTCGCGAGGCGATCGCGGTGATCCCCGACGGCGATCACCGCCCCAACAACACCCGTCTGGCCTTCGGCGCGGCGACGCGCGACGACGTCGACCGGATCGCCGCGATCGCCGCCGCCGGCGGCGCGCTCGCGTTCGAAGCGCCGGCGCTCTGCGACGAGATCGCCGAGAATTACTGCGCCGCGTTTTTCGAGGATCCCGACGGCAACCGGTTGGAAGTGGTCTGCCGCTGA
- a CDS encoding hemolysin family protein, with translation MTSHWPEIAALVFLVGAAAFFAASEAAVVSMNRIRARALGEKSPRDGRRLEKLVENRNRTLTSVLIGSTFVLLAADSLATSLFIRLDVPHPAVWATAVMTVVLLIFGEILPKTIAVSAGDRTALRLASFLDVVTTVLSPLTRAFLFITDGLVRIFGGKPHAGPYVTEEDIKSIVNVGVEQNVLEAEERELIHSIIEFGDTIVREVMTPRTDMVTVAVTSSPRRALDLVIAEGYSKLPVYDETVDNVIGVVHDRELLIALANGTIANVTLRSLMRPVVAVPENKRISDLLRDMQRGKYSLAIVIDEYGGTAGLVTMEDLLEEIVGEIRDEHDEGEEEPIRTIAPGETVIEAGTNIEDVNAALHLTLPHEEFETIGGYTVGLFGRLPREGEEVDAGSGVRLRVDRTRGRRILSVRVLTDAAQTEPQEVAAARQSAS, from the coding sequence ATGACGTCGCACTGGCCCGAGATCGCCGCCCTCGTCTTCCTCGTGGGCGCCGCCGCGTTTTTCGCCGCCTCCGAAGCCGCTGTCGTCTCGATGAACCGGATCCGCGCCCGGGCGCTGGGGGAGAAGTCGCCGCGTGACGGCCGCCGGCTCGAAAAGCTGGTCGAGAACCGCAACCGCACCCTGACGTCGGTGCTCATCGGGAGCACCTTCGTGCTGCTGGCGGCCGACTCGCTGGCGACCTCGCTGTTCATCCGCCTCGACGTCCCGCATCCGGCGGTCTGGGCGACGGCGGTGATGACGGTCGTGCTGCTGATCTTCGGTGAGATTCTGCCGAAGACGATCGCGGTGAGCGCCGGCGACCGTACGGCCCTGCGGCTGGCGTCGTTCCTGGACGTCGTGACGACCGTGCTCTCGCCGCTGACGCGGGCGTTTCTGTTCATCACCGACGGTCTGGTGCGGATCTTCGGCGGCAAGCCGCACGCCGGACCCTACGTGACGGAAGAAGACATCAAGTCGATCGTCAACGTCGGCGTCGAACAGAACGTGCTCGAGGCGGAAGAGCGCGAGCTGATCCACTCGATCATCGAGTTTGGCGACACGATCGTGCGCGAGGTGATGACGCCGCGCACCGACATGGTGACCGTCGCGGTGACGTCGTCTCCGCGCCGCGCGCTCGATCTGGTGATCGCCGAAGGCTACTCGAAATTGCCCGTCTACGACGAGACGGTCGACAACGTGATCGGCGTCGTGCACGATCGCGAACTGCTGATCGCGCTCGCGAACGGGACGATCGCCAACGTCACGCTGCGGTCGCTGATGCGTCCGGTCGTCGCGGTCCCCGAGAACAAACGGATCTCCGATCTGCTGCGCGACATGCAGCGCGGGAAATACTCGCTGGCGATCGTGATCGACGAATACGGCGGGACCGCCGGGCTGGTCACGATGGAAGATCTGCTCGAAGAGATCGTCGGCGAGATCCGCGACGAGCACGACGAAGGCGAAGAAGAGCCGATCCGCACGATCGCGCCGGGCGAAACGGTCATCGAAGCCGGCACCAACATCGAGGACGTCAACGCGGCGCTGCACCTCACGCTTCCGCACGAAGAGTTCGAGACGATCGGCGGATATACGGTGGGTCTGTTCGGTCGGCTGCCGCGCGAAGGCGAGGAAGTCGACGCGGGCAGCGGCGTGCGCCTGCGCGTCGACCGCACGCGCGGCCGCCGCATCCTCAGCGTTCGCGTCCTCACCGACGCCGCCCAGACCGAACCGCAAGAAGTCGCTGCCGCGCGTCAAAGCGCGAGCTGA
- the recO gene encoding DNA repair protein RecO, with protein MSERSSVTDAIVLRGRPLGEADRVYTFLTRERGKVDAVAKGVRRARSSVAGRLEPLAEVRVALHKGRSLDVVTEVRTIRSYWSGLVRPDALATASLFAETVDLFCEPDLALPEIYALLAGAVAAVAASATPADLVPRFQLRLLGALGLAPADDACVHCGGSLDEHGAWLDLEAGGLGCERCYGARGDAHALDAADVANFRALGAERGAGAALHATMQTARAADDLITWHLGRRPKARALVHELS; from the coding sequence GTGAGCGAACGCAGTTCGGTCACCGACGCGATCGTGCTGCGCGGGCGGCCGCTCGGTGAAGCGGACCGGGTCTACACGTTTCTCACCCGCGAACGCGGGAAAGTGGACGCGGTGGCCAAAGGCGTGCGCCGTGCGCGCAGTTCCGTCGCCGGTCGACTCGAGCCCCTCGCCGAGGTCCGGGTCGCCTTGCACAAAGGACGCTCTCTCGACGTGGTGACCGAGGTGCGCACGATCCGCTCGTACTGGAGCGGTTTGGTGCGGCCTGATGCGCTCGCTACCGCCTCGCTGTTCGCAGAGACGGTCGACCTGTTCTGCGAGCCCGACCTCGCGCTGCCGGAGATCTACGCGCTGCTCGCCGGCGCGGTCGCCGCCGTCGCCGCGAGCGCGACCCCGGCCGATCTGGTGCCTCGCTTTCAACTGCGGCTGCTCGGCGCGCTCGGCCTCGCGCCCGCCGACGATGCATGCGTGCACTGCGGCGGTTCGCTCGACGAGCACGGCGCATGGCTCGATCTCGAAGCCGGAGGCCTGGGCTGCGAGCGCTGCTACGGCGCGCGCGGCGACGCGCACGCGCTCGACGCGGCCGACGTCGCGAACTTTCGCGCGCTCGGGGCCGAGCGCGGCGCAGGCGCGGCGCTGCACGCGACGATGCAGACGGCGCGTGCCGCCGACGATCTCATCACCTGGCATCTGGGACGGCGCCCGAAGGCGCGCGCCCTGGTCCACGAACTGAGCTGA
- the mltG gene encoding endolytic transglycosylase MltG: MASPQASVRRAGRALVGVGVAIVLGVGVIVGAASLWFRDAVYGDRALPAQQTDVVIAKGASFSDVVDTLRHSRVLAHPLAFRMLARLRHVDADVKAGEYRFPAHQTTDDVLQRLVRGEQFAVWVTIPEGYTAKEIAAALAARGLADASAYDAAFLKRGIEMGGVRTQSLEGYLFPSTYLVPTDDDPQATARILVDQFRRELPPDAQARAAALHRSIPEIVTIASLVEREGKVDEERPLIASVIYNRLRLGMPLEIDASIEYTFAEHHDVITKRDLESDSPYNTYRHTGLPPTPIANPGKPSLDAAFRPAKSDYLYYVARGDGRHAFAKTLAEHNANVERYLK, encoded by the coding sequence ATGGCTAGCCCGCAGGCGTCGGTAAGGCGCGCCGGCCGCGCGCTCGTCGGCGTCGGCGTCGCGATCGTGCTGGGCGTCGGCGTGATCGTCGGTGCCGCGTCGCTGTGGTTTCGGGATGCGGTCTACGGCGATCGCGCGCTCCCCGCGCAGCAGACGGACGTCGTGATCGCCAAGGGCGCATCGTTCTCCGACGTCGTCGACACGCTGCGGCACAGCCGCGTCCTCGCGCATCCGCTGGCGTTCCGCATGCTCGCGCGCCTGCGGCACGTCGACGCCGACGTGAAGGCGGGCGAGTACCGCTTCCCCGCGCATCAGACGACCGACGACGTGCTGCAGCGCTTGGTGCGCGGCGAGCAGTTCGCGGTGTGGGTAACGATCCCCGAAGGCTATACGGCGAAAGAGATCGCCGCCGCCCTCGCCGCGCGCGGGCTCGCCGATGCCTCGGCGTACGACGCCGCGTTTCTCAAACGCGGGATCGAGATGGGCGGCGTCCGCACGCAGTCGTTGGAAGGCTATCTCTTCCCGAGCACCTATCTCGTCCCGACCGACGACGATCCGCAAGCGACCGCGCGTATCCTCGTCGATCAATTCCGGCGCGAACTGCCGCCCGACGCGCAAGCGCGCGCGGCAGCACTGCACCGCTCGATCCCCGAGATCGTGACGATCGCCTCGCTCGTGGAGCGCGAAGGGAAGGTCGACGAGGAGCGGCCGCTCATCGCCTCGGTGATCTACAACCGCCTGCGCCTGGGGATGCCGCTGGAGATCGACGCCTCGATCGAGTACACGTTCGCGGAACATCACGACGTCATCACGAAGCGCGATCTCGAGAGCGACTCGCCCTACAACACCTATCGTCACACCGGCCTCCCGCCCACACCGATCGCGAATCCTGGGAAACCGAGCCTCGACGCGGCGTTCCGGCCCGCCAAGTCCGACTATCTTTATTACGTCGCCCGCGGCGACGGCCGCCACGCGTTCGCCAAGACGCTCGCCGAACACAACGCGAACGTCGAACGCTACCTCAAGTAA
- the ybeY gene encoding rRNA maturation RNase YbeY, giving the protein MIYLDNRTRGAGLDTRALTRDLEHLLAAIGERGTSVSLTFVRDPAMRALNAEHRGKDAPTDVLSFPMYPPESFDRSGVTRPAVKRAHGAERMLGDIVISVDTARRQAAEYDAPLAREMQRLLIHAVLHLAGHDHLDAGERAVMETEERRLADVIGMPWPYLEAAAP; this is encoded by the coding sequence GTGATCTATCTCGATAACCGCACCCGCGGCGCAGGCCTCGACACCCGCGCGCTGACGCGCGACCTCGAGCACCTGCTGGCGGCGATCGGCGAACGCGGCACCAGCGTCTCGCTGACCTTCGTGCGCGATCCGGCGATGCGCGCGCTCAACGCCGAGCATCGCGGGAAAGACGCGCCGACCGACGTGCTGAGTTTTCCGATGTATCCGCCCGAATCGTTCGACCGCTCCGGCGTCACGCGTCCCGCTGTGAAGCGTGCGCACGGTGCGGAGCGGATGCTCGGCGACATCGTGATCAGCGTCGACACCGCGCGCCGGCAAGCCGCCGAGTACGACGCGCCGCTCGCACGTGAGATGCAGCGCTTGCTGATCCACGCCGTGCTGCACCTCGCCGGGCACGATCATCTCGATGCCGGCGAACGCGCCGTGATGGAAACGGAGGAACGCCGCCTCGCCGATGTAATCGGCATGCCATGGCCCTACCTCGAGGCTGCCGCGCCGTAA
- a CDS encoding diacylglycerol kinase family protein: protein MPTSDNRARRGHGLAAAFGYAFDGFAAAWQTQPNLRIHAVVAAVVVAAGIVARLPLWAWTAIAFAIALVVTTELVNTAIESLVDLASPGEHPLARRAKDVSAAAVLISVLGAVAVGLLIAAWAAARAGGASPGMI from the coding sequence TTGCCGACCTCGGATAACCGCGCTCGCCGCGGCCACGGTCTTGCGGCCGCCTTCGGCTACGCGTTCGACGGCTTCGCGGCCGCGTGGCAGACGCAACCGAACCTGCGCATTCACGCCGTCGTCGCCGCCGTCGTGGTCGCCGCCGGGATCGTTGCGCGCCTCCCGCTGTGGGCGTGGACGGCGATCGCGTTCGCGATCGCGCTGGTGGTCACGACCGAGCTCGTGAATACTGCGATCGAGTCGCTGGTCGACCTGGCGTCGCCCGGAGAGCACCCCCTGGCTCGCCGTGCCAAGGACGTCTCGGCGGCCGCCGTCCTGATCAGCGTCCTCGGGGCGGTCGCCGTCGGTCTGCTGATCGCCGCGTGGGCGGCGGCGCGCGCCGGGGGCGCGTCCCCCGGTATGATATAA
- a CDS encoding cytidine deaminase, with protein sequence MDSSRELLDAAIAARAGAYAPYSHFTVGAALLDDDGRVWTGANIENASYGLSMCAERTAIFHAVASGAHRFRAVAVTGPDGTTTLPCGACRQVLWEFGPAMRVIYDDGGRLVETPLAELLPSAFGPEQLAGAQARERPR encoded by the coding sequence ATGGACTCGTCGCGGGAACTGCTCGACGCGGCGATCGCGGCGCGCGCGGGCGCGTACGCGCCGTACTCGCACTTCACCGTCGGCGCCGCGCTCCTCGACGACGACGGGCGCGTGTGGACCGGCGCGAACATCGAGAACGCGTCCTACGGTCTCTCGATGTGCGCGGAGCGCACCGCGATCTTTCATGCCGTCGCGTCGGGTGCGCATCGTTTTCGCGCGGTCGCCGTCACCGGCCCCGACGGCACGACGACGCTCCCGTGCGGCGCATGCCGCCAGGTGCTCTGGGAGTTCGGGCCCGCGATGCGGGTGATCTACGACGACGGCGGACGTCTCGTCGAGACGCCGCTGGCGGAGCTCCTCCCCAGCGCCTTCGGCCCCGAACAGCTTGCCGGCGCGCAGGCGCGCGAACGTCCCCGGTGA
- the ruvX gene encoding Holliday junction resolvase RuvX: MSGGTEHPVLALDVGERRIGVAVGEGGFAFPHSTLERTNVRDDVAAIVAIARERSAGTIVVGDPLTLTGTRALASEKIDAFVAHLARAYDGTIERIDERLTTAAAQKVLIGADVSRAKRKKVVDQLAAVGILETWLARRRR, encoded by the coding sequence ATGAGCGGCGGCACCGAACACCCCGTGCTCGCCCTGGACGTCGGCGAGCGCCGCATCGGCGTGGCCGTCGGCGAGGGCGGTTTCGCATTTCCGCACTCGACGCTGGAGCGGACGAATGTGCGCGACGATGTCGCGGCGATCGTGGCGATCGCGCGCGAACGCAGCGCGGGGACGATCGTCGTCGGCGACCCGCTCACGCTGACCGGAACGCGCGCGCTCGCGAGCGAGAAGATCGACGCATTCGTCGCACACTTGGCGCGCGCGTACGACGGCACGATCGAGCGTATCGACGAGCGGCTCACGACGGCGGCGGCGCAGAAAGTGCTGATCGGCGCCGACGTCTCGCGCGCGAAGCGCAAGAAGGTCGTCGATCAGCTCGCCGCGGTGGGAATCTTGGAGACATGGCTAGCCCGCAGGCGTCGGTAA
- a CDS encoding STAS domain-containing protein encodes MMHGVPDQEPAVLTLDGEYDLTRRAELRDRLASIAGATAAVVDLSTATYIDSMALSEFVRTTKEFTARDARIVWVVPAGTNPHRIFAIAKLDRWFALAPTLQAALTR; translated from the coding sequence ATGATGCACGGAGTGCCGGACCAGGAACCGGCCGTGTTGACGCTCGACGGTGAATACGACCTCACCCGGCGCGCCGAACTGCGCGACCGGCTTGCCTCGATTGCCGGCGCAACGGCTGCCGTCGTCGACTTGAGCACCGCGACCTACATCGACTCGATGGCGCTCTCGGAGTTCGTCCGGACCACGAAGGAGTTCACCGCGCGCGACGCCCGCATCGTCTGGGTCGTGCCGGCAGGGACCAATCCGCATCGCATCTTCGCGATCGCGAAGCTCGACCGCTGGTTCGCGCTCGCGCCGACGCTTCAGGCCGCGCTCACGCGCTGA
- a CDS encoding MGDG synthase family glycosyltransferase, whose amino-acid sequence MVAAGGTGVGPVLFLSARVGEGHRAAADAVRERLAVRGIRGDVHDSYRYAASLFSKVVSDGYIGMVRTIPQLYGVIYDRAERASVAGGFRRWAAEFTARNLRPLIEQMQPSAVVCTHAFPCGVMSAYKRLFDAPLPVLGIVTDFVVHPFWIYRNIDAYAVATPEIRAAMIARGIDDARIGVDGIPVDTRFGLLPDDRGALRAELGIPREGAMALVMGGGLGLGPLGKTMRALARAESAPTQVVIVGRNRRLEARLQEEAQREGGGARVLGFVRNVFDWMHAADVLVTKPGGLSTSEALAARVPLVLLPPLPGQEQRNARYLTARGAALLARVPGDLPELVETAIGAGPRAQRLRTAAATLAHPDAAERIAARVARLAVPVSA is encoded by the coding sequence ATCGTCGCCGCCGGAGGAACCGGCGTAGGCCCGGTCCTCTTTCTCTCCGCACGGGTCGGCGAAGGGCATCGCGCCGCTGCCGACGCCGTGCGCGAACGCCTCGCGGTTCGCGGGATCCGGGGCGACGTGCACGACAGCTATCGCTACGCGGCGTCGCTGTTCTCGAAAGTCGTCAGCGACGGCTATATCGGGATGGTGCGCACGATCCCGCAGCTGTACGGCGTGATCTACGACCGCGCGGAGCGCGCAAGCGTCGCCGGCGGTTTTCGCCGTTGGGCGGCCGAGTTCACCGCCCGCAACCTCCGCCCGCTCATCGAGCAGATGCAGCCGAGCGCGGTGGTATGCACGCACGCGTTTCCTTGCGGCGTGATGTCGGCGTACAAACGGCTCTTCGACGCGCCGCTGCCGGTGCTCGGCATCGTGACCGATTTCGTCGTGCACCCGTTCTGGATCTACCGGAACATCGACGCATACGCGGTCGCGACGCCCGAGATTCGTGCCGCGATGATCGCGCGCGGCATCGATGACGCGCGCATCGGGGTCGACGGCATTCCGGTCGACACGCGTTTCGGTCTGCTGCCGGACGACCGCGGCGCGCTGCGCGCGGAGCTCGGGATCCCTCGCGAGGGCGCGATGGCGCTGGTGATGGGCGGAGGGCTCGGCCTCGGACCGCTGGGGAAGACGATGCGCGCGCTCGCGCGCGCCGAATCGGCGCCGACGCAGGTCGTGATCGTCGGCAGAAATCGCCGCCTCGAGGCGCGTTTGCAAGAAGAAGCGCAGCGCGAAGGGGGCGGCGCGCGCGTGCTGGGTTTTGTGCGCAACGTGTTCGACTGGATGCACGCCGCCGACGTGCTCGTCACCAAGCCCGGCGGGCTCAGCACGTCGGAGGCGCTCGCGGCGCGCGTCCCGCTCGTCCTGCTCCCGCCGCTGCCCGGCCAGGAGCAGCGCAACGCGCGCTACCTCACCGCGCGCGGCGCGGCATTGCTCGCGCGCGTCCCCGGCGATCTCCCCGAACTCGTCGAGACCGCGATCGGCGCAGGTCCGCGCGCGCAGCGCTTGCGAACGGCCGCCGCGACGCTCGCGCACCCCGACGCCGCGGAGCGGATCGCCGCGCGCGTCGCCCGGCTGGCCGTGCCGGTCAGCGCGTGA